A part of Ziziphus jujuba cultivar Dongzao chromosome 8, ASM3175591v1 genomic DNA contains:
- the LOC125420354 gene encoding gibberellin 20-oxidase-like protein, translated as MSKLSGTSIELPVFDIFKPLNPSSLSSLSLACKEWGFFHITNHGVSKDLYNKLYSLSTQLFKLPLESKLKAGPSSSIKTYTPRFIASPFFESFRVSGPDFFSSAQSSALLLPNQQDSEFSEILKEYGSKMTELSKRIIEVVLMSMGENFENKFYDSEFRNCHGYLRIINYTPPANVEEEEEVEGLGMHTDMSCITIVCQDQTGGLQVRSKEGKWMDINPCEGTLVVNIGDLMQAWSNGKLRSSQHRVVLKRFVNRFSLAFFWCFDDKKLIYTPKEIVGEEHLRVYKPFICADYLKFRESREEGKFEKVGLTVKDFAGTEG; from the exons ATGTCCAAATTGTCTGGGACATCCATAGAACTTCCAGTCTTTGACATCTTTAAGCCCTTAAACCCATCTTCCTTATCCTCTCTTTCTCTAGCCTGCAAAGAATGGGGTTTCTTTCACATTACCAACCATGGAGTCTCCAAAGATCTTTACAACAAACTCTACTCTCTCTCAACCCAGCTCTTCAAACTTCCCTTAGAATCAAAGCTCAAAGCAGGTCCATCGTCATCCATCAAAACCTACACTCCTCGTTTCATTGCCTCGCCTTTCTTCGAGAGCTTCCGAGTTTCAGGACCCGACTTCTTTTCTTCTGCTCAGAGTTCAGCACTACTTCTCCCTAACCAGCAGGATTCAGAATTCAG TGAAATATTGAAGGAATATGGAAGCAAAATGACTGAACTTTCAAAAAGGATTATAGAAGTTGTGCTAATGAGCATGGGGGAAAATTTTGAGAACAAGTTCTACGATTCTGAATTCAGAAACTGCCATGGCTATTTGAGAATCATCAACTACACCCCGCCAGCCAAtgtggaagaagaggaagaagttgAAGGACTTGGAATGCACACTGATATGAGCTGCATAACCATAGTTTGTCAAGATCAAACAGGTGGGCTTCAAGTGAGATCTAAGGAAGGTAAATGGATGGACATAAATCCATGTGAAGGAACTCTTGTAGTAAACATAGGGGATTTGATGCAAGCTTGGAGCAATGGAAAGTTAAGGTCATCCCAGCACCGAGTTGTCTTGAAACGATTCGTTAATCGGTTTTCGTTGgcttttttttggtgttttgatGATAAGAAGCTGATTTATACTCCTAAAGAAATTGTTGGTGAAGAGCATTTGAGGGTTTATAAGCCATTTATTTGTGCTGACTATTTGAAATTTAGAGAGAGCCGTGAGGAAGGGAAGTTTGAGAAAGTTGGTTTAACTGTAAAAGATTTTGCTGGAACTGaaggatga
- the LOC107414189 gene encoding uncharacterized protein LOC107414189 — protein sequence MVPNDLTWDEVKLHDLCEQETREAIWRIKIYGADIEDKLFWTSTSNGVFSVKSCYNILSNNGETCDSIWKEIWTAKIHERLKMFLWRLAADVLSTKDLLFERIGKGDPSCSFCGSSKETPSHLFLECPVARAVAFGSKWGLRLDSIPLRNMQEMVRWCVNPPHQMYSNLGGKDFTFLLFTTFLSIIWELRNDKVFQDKSSIALATARWESLFEECKFVALVQDYLPQPSRKAFWHPPQNGRICINTDAACTSDKAAIALIAMDYKGIIKHLAAEPIPPVRTDIAELQAIEWAASFVEESDWKDVDWLCDARSVVDQLNNSSDPCKLESWSLVKKPRDKMKANNWTISWTPRQANKSADLAAKAALKDNFSFLCSNANFCNWPATVLAQILSEELAAICYLG from the coding sequence ATGGTTCCAAATGACCTTACATGGGACGAAGTTAAGTTACATGATTTGTGTGAGCAAGAAACCAGGGAAGCCATCTGGAGAATTAAAATATATGGAGCTGACATAGAAGACAAACTCTTCTGGACCAGCACCAGCAATGGAGTTTTTTCAGTCAAAAGCTGCTACAATATCCTCTCCAACAACGGAGAGACCTGTGACTCCATCTGGAAGGAGATTTGGACAGCTAAAATTCACGAGAGACTCAAGATGTTTCTTTGGAGGCTTGCTGCTGATGTTCTATCTACGAAGGACCTTCTCTTTGAACGAATTGGCAAGGGGGACCCAAGCTGCTCTTTTTGTGGTTCTTCCAAAGAAACTCCTTCACACCTCTTCTTAGAGTGCCCGGTTGCAAGAGCAGTGGCTTTTGGCAGCAAATGGGGTCTTAGACTGGATTCTATTCCCCTTAGAAATATGCAGGAGATGGTGCGATGGTGTGTAAATCCTCCTCATCAGATGTACTCGAATCTAGGAGGGAAAGACTtcacttttttactttttaccaCTTTTCTCTCCATAATCTGGGAGTTACGTAATGACAAGGTTTTTCAAGACAAAAGCTCCATAGCCTTAGCAACAGCTAGGTGGGAGTCGTTGTTTGAAGAATGCAAATTTGTGGCTCTAGTTCAAGACTATTTGCCTCAGCCTAGCAGAAAAGCATTCTGGCATCCCCCTCAAAATGGCAGAATCTGCATCAATACTGATGCTGCGTGCACTTCAGACAAAGCGGCAATTGCTCTAATAGCCATGGACTACAAAGGCATAATCAAACATCTCGCAGCCGAACCTATACCTCCGGTAAGAACTGACATTGCTGAACTTCAAGCTATCGAGTGGGCCGCTTCTTTTGTAGAGGAGTCGGATTGGAAAGATGTGGATTGGCTTTGTGATGCCCGATCAGTTGTGGACCAACTTAATAACTCTTCGGACCCTTGTAAATTGGAATCGTGGTCATTGGTTAAAAAGCCTAGAGACAAAATGAAGGCTAACAATTGGACAATTTCTTGGACCCCACGTCAAGCAAACAAAAGTGCTGACCTAGCAGCCAAGGCTGCTTTGAAGgataacttttcttttctttgttctaATGCTAATTTTTGTAACTGGCCAGCTACTGTTTTAGCTCAAATCCTCTCTGAGGAACTTGCTGCTATTTGTTATTTGGGGTAA